The following nucleotide sequence is from Pagrus major chromosome 13, Pma_NU_1.0.
CTGGTTTGTTTTGAGTGACACATCCGTCTCAACGACATCATGTTCAGTCAAGACAGGCGTGGTGGTAGCAGTTGCTTGGAGcagttgacatttttcattacaATCAAAGAAATCCACAAATGTAAAGGGCACGTCCGCTATTTATAAACCTGaccccctttttgttttttggtgtctACATGACTAATAGGTGCAAAAGTTTTTGGAATCGCCTCAGTAGACCACGTCAGCTGGCAGTTGCAAAATGAACTGCAATGTGGGGCAACAGCTCCCGTCAAAGTAGATCCACTaaataaaagtgcttgtttttgccacgGATCCCTAAGGAGGGAAGCCATtttgttaaaaagtaaaatcattCTCGCTTAAACAAAAACAGTCGTTTTATCGCTCTgttcaaagccaccagactccatggACAAAAACAGCGATTTTACCTCACAGAACATGGGAGTGGTTGGTCCACCGCTGGCTTGATTGGTTAGTTGGTTTATGATATTGCCTGACCTTGGTGTTTATATACAAGAATGACAAAGTCTCACAATATTACATACAAACTCAATCAAGGCATTGGTAGTACAGCAACTCCAATGTTTCGTAAGGTAGATGTCGTCACTAGCTATGTCGGGCTCTGACATTCACACTCTTAAACCCACATTCAAACCCCTGGTTGGCCAACTATTTCTCTGTCTCGGAGACCAATATTGGGCACAACACCAGAACCATTTGAATTGTCAATGAAATCAGATATACATGTGTTAATTTAGATGTCTGGAGAAAGCTACAGCAGCTTTAGTCCAGATAACAATATTTTATTCACCTTCTAAATCCCACATCAGTCAATTCCTCCCTGCAGTGCCTATTTTATATGTATTGGCAGTCCTTCTGATGCAgtggttttaatttaaaagttttaatagTGTTTCCTCTGTTAGAAGCTAAAAACAGATGAGGTAGATGTACAGAAGAAGTAAATTACAGCAAGCAGATGAGCTGCCAGCTGAAAATTACAGACTAATTGCTGTCCTTATCTACAGTGAGAGCATTGTGTACAGCCCTGTGAATCGTGACTTCACACTGTTTCCTACATAGTCTATACTTTGGCAGGCTGTGCAAATATATTGTGACCTATTTTAAACAGCCCAGCAGGGGTTCGTCAACACTTTAATGTCATCTTGTCTGCTTCATCtcacacagaagcacacataTACACCATCTTCCACGTTTATTTCAGACAAAATGGTGGCGCCTGGGCTGCAGAGAGAACATCTAGAGCCCCGACAAGTGACAGCTATAGGAATGTGAGTGTTCAGAGATGGTACCAAATCAGCACTTGCCCAAAGGTAGACTGTGAAGAtagattaaatgtattttcattttaagattATTTAATTGAATCTGCTTTAGTTTTGGAATCTACTCTTCAGCAGCTCTCCAAGTGTTTTATACAAACCCACTGTACGTATCAATGATGGGAACAAGTTGGGAGAAGGAGGCTTTGGGAGAAAAGCCGCTACAGCTACCACCAATATAACCAAGTATTCCCATGGTGTGTGCTGCAACTAAGGagtatttttattatcaatctTATTATTTCACAATCACGCgtgtagtctataaaatgtttttttaaaaagtgaaaaaagctCATCTCAATATCCCAGAGCCCAAGTTGACATCTTCAActtgctttttttctgcaacCAACAATCAAAAAaccaaaagactcttcatttacaataaaaaaaatgacaaagaaaagcagcaaatcctcacatttcagaagctggaacaagCAAATGGTTGAGATTTTTGCTTAAGAAAgactaaaatgattaaaagaTTATCAAAATCAACTCAAATTTTGCAGCTCTAAATCCATGGTCATCAGGCTAGGCTCATTAACCCTATGCAGTATGGATGTCAAACTGTCTTCATTACCCCTCCAACATTATCTGCATTTTTTTAGTAATTTGAGCATCTATCTGTTCCAAGTAAACATCTCAAAACAACAAACCTTGTTTCACTGGGCTTCGCTGGTAATGAATGTACAATGTAACACTCACATTAATCCAACAGGCCACAGTGTGTACATAAAGAGAGGCCACTGTAAAGGATCTGTGTCCATCTTTTCTATAGAGCCATCTCCACTCTGAGTGTCTTCATGTGCACTGTCAGCTTGCATTTGTAAAGATACTTTGTGTGCATGCTCACATGCATGAGTAAGCCATTAACAATGAGGACAATCTAGACTGCCTCAGCtgagaccaaaaaaagaaaacagagaaaagaggttAACACTGAATGGAAGGACAGCCTTGGAGAAAATGAATGGTGGGTGGGATTGATACCTCCAGAGCGAGCGCAGTCTTGTCGTAGGCGTTGGGCACCCTCTTCTGAATGGCTCGGGCATAGACGGGCCCATTCTGTAGGTTAGGGAGCTGAGCGTTGACCACAGGCTGAGCGTACTGGCCCGGGTCCCCCAGAGGGTTGGCCTGAGGGGCCCCTGTTCCGTCAGTGCTGCCTGCTACCCCTCCAACAAGCCCCCCCTGTCCTGTCCCCGCAGCAGGGGGACCCAGGCTGGCACCAGTGGGCGAGGCGGGCCGGTACTTCTCCACGTAGGGCACGGGGATCATCCCGGCTCGGCCCTCCTGGTTAGCAGCATTCCACCACTGCTCCTCCGGCTTCTCGAGCACGCGCAGGATGTCGCCCTTGCGGAAGGGGAGGTCCTCCTCATCGTTGCCGGGGAAGTCAAACAGCGCCCGCACAAACTCTGCCTCATCGGACTGCTGCGGGACGCCAACAGAGGAGCTGAATCCTGTGTGCTTGGCCTTGCTTATGGGTTCTATGAGTGTGGTGGTGTCCAGGTAGTGGATCTTATAAAACTCTAGCAGGGCTGGCAGCGCCTCAAACTCCTGATCCCCAATCCGAAACCGAGGAGGAGCCACACCTGGCAGACGAAAGGTGACTTTGTTAGTTTGTTGATAGtaaaacatcacagaaacaatcaaataaaaaaaaacataaataccaACGTCTTTGGACTGATCAACGAGCACCACAATCACAACTTTGTATTCACACAGCACACAAGAAGATTAACTTCTCACTGAAAAGTCCAACCACAGAGTGCTGTGTTTGGGGAGACTATCAGGGGATGATGAGGCTCCAGTGTCACTGACTTGTATATCATTGTACAGTCAATGTTTTGCAAAATCAAGAAACTACCTGCAACCACAAAAACCTGAATGCTGGTTTGGGATAACTCAGTGATTTAAATCACAGACAACTCAATGCGATTCTGATCGTTCATGCAAAAATCCTATAAATCCAATGTTGTCGTAAAGCAAATCTGCTTGTTGATTTGCAACAGTGTCAACAATGACTTAGCACAACCAGAGATATTTAAAGGATAGTGAAGTCGGTAACATCGACATAGCAGACAAACTACAGCCTGACAAATTTTTATCATAATCagtgttttccctctttttaaCAAAACTTAGATGTCATATTTACAGGAGAGGGGTTAGGGGTCCTTTCCAGGAAAATTTTACatgtttcacagtaaaaaaaaagcaatttcacatcattttagATGGTTATAATGACCATATTTGTGACAAACAGTTGGAAAAAGGTTGGAAAAGCCAGagcagataataaataataaacccTTAATGATAAAGCTTGCTAAAGAAGTCCACTAAGGACCAACTGCAACCATTAGATGTGTCATTCTGTTTCCATTCATTTGGCTTAGGTGGTGCCCAAATCAGCTGAGGCGCTGCTGAGGGAAACCCTTGATAATACCACCCAATCTAGAGTGGCTTTAGCACACATCATTTTGTGTAAACACTGGACAGGTTTTAGGAAACATACTAAATAAGTCAGATTTCATCACACTTATTGGTTCAGTTTAAACTTTGGCTCCATATTTCAATCTGGTTCAAATAACAGCCCAAAACACTGGGAACTGTTCCTACACTTTTATCATTTACTTGcttgtgatttttaaaagaaatgtgcccACAATTACTTGaatatttgtcatattttctcTGACAGACTGGGACGATGTAGTTACCACAATGGCCCATCAATTGATGACTTACTGAAGggaaacacaaattaaaaaatgacccAGAAAGGACAACGAGCCACAAGCACAGCAGCAGACCTGTGAGCAGGACTATGTATGAGCAACAGGGCAGGATCACAGACATTCCTGAAACGCCAATCCGACCAGTCATCCTCCAGTTGTGACAGCCCAGCCTGCCCAGTTCATTCAatccctgcagcagcagcagcccagcCCACCTCACTACCGTCCTGCTGCCTACACAAGGACAAAACACCGCCTCAGCCCCTCAGTCAGGAGAGATTCATAAATGACCCACAGTCTGGTGGTTGAATAAATCAAGCCTAATATGTTGTtgatagctagctagctagctagctaagcaCCGAACTCCATTTAAAAAGTAGCCCACTTAACTTTACGATGCTCAtacaaaaaaagcacacaatTTGTACATTAGCGTTACgatttcatttaaattgccacGTTCAACTGATACATTTCATACATGGGGATTAGCCGCAATAAAGCGAGTGACATATAATTTCAGTCAAAAGTGTTAAAACTTAACACAGACTCCTCTTCTCTACCTACAGACGCTAGCGTTAGCAGCTGAGCTAGCTAACGCTAACGGGTCCAAAATACTGGGCGGTAGCAAGCAGTGTGAAAGTTTTCAATTTCGTACAAAATTGCGAACATTTTTAGATTGTATACACGCCGATGTCGAGAGTACCACCCGAAAACACGTGAAATACTTAAACTGCTGCGATAAAGGGCAGGTATGTTTTAAGTTTTACCTACATCAGGTTAAATTGGGCAATTCTTGACGGGCGTTTGGCGCGGCTAAGGCGAAGGAGTTGGGACTAAATCACAGCAAACcacagttaaaatgaaaataagccTTGAAACGTTGGTATCGGGTGAACATGTATAGCAAGGCAGGTCAAGTACCTTGCTAGGTGAAACAACTGAACATTACCTGAGCCAGATTGCCGGTTGTTACTGATGCTGTTGATTATATAATGGGACACTTTGGAGTTCTCTGAGACGGACAGCACGTAGTCTCCAGGGCTGGTGATTGAGTCCCTCACCAGGAAAACGCCATGTCTCTGTCCCTGGAGGAGAGAAACCGCGTCCTGGCGGCTTAGCCGTCCCCAGTACCAGCTAGCACGGTCTTCGGCATCAAAATTACCAGCCATGGTTGTGAAATCCTGTCCGAGGCTTGAGGCCTTTCCCCGCCGCCTCTCCCTATCCGCAACTCATACAAAAACTTTGGTAGACTAACGCTGCCTCTGAAAATACGGTATAATACCGCAGTTTTAAGCGACTAACACAAATAATGTCACGGCGTTTAAGCTGACGGGACTCCTGTTGTCTCACGAAACCCAACAGTCAACAGCTTAAGCgttaaaatgacacaaatatttaaataatcaaaactAATGTGCAACAAGAAACTCCGGGACTGAAATGGCGGATCTGGGGAAAAGTTGACCTCATCTACCGGAAGGGATGCCTGGTCAATGGGAAGCGTTGCGTTCACGCCCCTTAAAAAATGTGTAGATACGAGGTAACGACTCCTCTACCTCCCTTAAACTGCAGCATTACACAAAGTGCCTTCCATTGTTTATTTAGTATAAGTATTTAGTAGTATTCACACTTTTATTTACCTGTAGAAAATCTTTCATTTCTGAGGAATTACTTAGAACAATGCGGTAGCAAAAGGCAACAACGTGAGTTTCTCTCATTTATTTACTAAGCCGTAAACGCACCATAATTAAACTTTTCTGCAGACTTTGGCTCTTAACCAGATTTTAAACTGCTAACAAACACGCATTTATTAAGTATAAGGCAAAGGTTTTATTTGGCAATTATAATTAAACTTTTAATTATCAATTTGTTATCTCAAATTGTCAAATGAATATAAAATTCCAGGGTGATAGTACAAATGTCTGCTCCTGAAAGTCCCTCCTAAAATGCATTGTAGGTCAATGTCCTTTTGCACTGGGCTACATTTGGGCTACCAGTAGATGGCAATGTACACTCCATTTAATGAACCTATTTCTGGCACATTTTGCATGAAAATCCTAATTTTTCTAAAAGTGTGAAGAAAAAAGCTACATAAAAGAAATCCATCCACCAAACCTAGATTTTCATAATTTGTTCCCAAACTGCGTCATCAGTGAGGATCCTCTGAATAACTGTGAGAACTTAGCTGTTCGGTTATGGGTTGACTCATGGATGATAAATGGCCTGGTTTCCCACGCCACCCCCCTTTGTCTTCATTAGAATCACATCATTGCATAAACATGTCGCCACCTCTTATTTTGCAATACTCACTCGATGAGAGAGAAGTTTCCAGCAGAGTGAGAATTAGGCTACATGTTTGTTTGGGGAGTAACTGTAGATGATGTAAAACATGAAAGTTCACTTTGCTTTGTCCAACGAGCAGTCCAGACCtcaacattattaaaaaaaattcaaataattcaaaggaaaggaaaaaaattaaatgaaaaatgattatAAATCAACAATTAAATAATTCCCTGTCAATAAACTATTTGATGAATCATTTCAGATGTACTGGTACTTACTGTTGGTAGCttaatttataacaaaacataGTTTATAAGATCTTCATATGTCAAGTCACATCTTACTCACTAGTCACTAATAACTTAAGCTGTCAAAAAGTACAGCACTTCAGTAAAGGTAACCCCTAAACCAAACTTAGAGTTACATTTCACATTTGATACAAAAAAATCTTAACTAAATCTTAACTAAAGGTCCAATTTCTGTGCCCTTATACTGATTCACATGTgatttttgtgattaaaatcaAATTGTTTAAAAGTGTAAGTCATATATAGCCTGCAGTCTAGACGACCGTCATATCAACTAGCAccagtctgactgactgacctcaATGTGTCTCCTGGTAATCGCATGTTGTGCCACTGAAAGACTGACACTCCTGCATGCACACAATTAGTTGGATTATTCACAGAATTACACTAACACTTCACCTCATGACCATAATCGACTTTGCAGCAATTTACCACAATTAACAAAACTAGGAAAATACTATAAAATCGCTTTATTTTGCCATATTTCAAGACTCAACTTGGGCAGGACTCCAGTTTATTGTTACTGGAACATTTCTACACTGATTCATATTCATAAATCTTTGGTTTGTAACATTGCACCTGCTCCCAAACACAGCAGCTATCACAACCTAATACTTCTTTAACTGAGAGGTAATCTTCCCTTCTTAGATTACAGCATAATTAGTGAATTGAGAGCTACATAAAAACCTTAGAGCCACACACatcacaaaacatgtcataagaaaatgcatttttttaagaaTCAGTGTCAGCTGTGAATTCTCAAGGAAAACTgttgaatacacacacactgtgtaaaacTGATTTTGGACTCCACATTAGTCGGCTCGTTCAAAGTGTTCATGGCACACTGTGGTTAATAACATCTAGGCTGTGTAATCTACTCTGATACAGAGTTATTCAAACTTCTTCAGGTGGTTGTAGAGGGACTGGAcgtatgtaaacacacacatagggTCTGGCTTGTCCCCCATCTCCAGCATGTCCTCCACCTCGATCAGACGGAGGCAGTCAGCCTGCTCCCTGAAATGGAAAAGTTGATGGTAAAcgtgtcaaattttacaaatacagcgAATGCTATAGCTACTAATAgaggctacttctttgtcgcTGGTGGAGAAAGTCCCACACTCCCATAAAAAAATTGCTCAACAGCTTAACTAAGTTCATTCGAGCCAGCTTACTCTGCGGTGGTGAACGCCAGCTGGAGGTTGTGTTTGCGGTTTGCGGCGTCCAGCGTGTTGTAATCAAAGTCCAGAGGGAAGAAAGAGTGGACCAGAGCGCAGAACGCCATCCCATCACTCCAGCTGGACGAGAAGTTCTGGATGTCTATGTTCTGAGAGACGGGTGATAATGGCATCAGGTTAAATCTTTCACGTACATTTTGCTTTTATGCATTTATTCCGTTGCTCTCATTTATCTTTTCTCTACATTACTGTGAGATTGTGCAGTGTGAGATTATAGAAAAGCATCTTAGGAGCTACTTTAAGATCATTTGTCTTATTTCCACAAGCCTGTTGTTcatttcaaatgtgtgtttttgacagcAGACTTTTCAGGCCTTATTTAAAACGGactttttaatgatgtttttaaacaacagaatttttatttttgggtgaaaaatATTCCACTGTCGTACCTGATAGCCGATGGTTTTTGAGCGGCACCACTCCAACAGGATCTGTTTTATACCGCTGGCACTGGACGCTCCAAAACTCTGAGAGCGCTTCAGTTTCGGCTTTGAATCCTTCGGCCTGTTCAAGAGAAATACAACTCACTCATATCTGGGACTGAATGTGTGGATCAggatcaaaatgaaaatattttaaagacacTCACTTTATAGGGTCTGAGCTCATCCTCTCAAACATGGCCCGTTTGGCCTGAGCCCCATTGGAGCGTGGGAGTGTTTGTGATTTTATCAAATCCTGCTTAAACTCAACCCCACCTGTCTTGTTCACTTTCCTGTGGAGAAAACAGTGAAAGTCAGATAAAACTGAAGCTGCCGTATATTGACAAGATATTTCCGTTGCATAAGTGCAATCTAAGAATAGTTAACAGGTTTCAGGGTCGTGACTTACTTGTCCAGATTAGGTGAGAAGCCAGATTTTATGATTGATTTGGAGGGAAGTAATTTTTCTGAGGAAACACAAAAAGAAGAGACATGCCGTGAGattaaaagagacaaaaatgacaaaaaaaacctttgtaCAATGACTTATATAACCAGCCCTGTTGAGGGTTTACTATGTTTTACCTGCAGGCTGAGGAAAGCTGACACTTCTCTTTAAACTGGGACTGGGTGTCTTGAGAATTGGTACTGAATTAATGAGGTGAGACAAAAAGGGAGAATAAttggaaaattaaaaatctcataaaatatgtaacacaatggagagatttaaaaaaaacaaggaactACCCATGACCTTTATTTGAGAGACGGATCCTGTCCTTGGTTGAACTCACCCCGTTTAAAGGGATATTCCCCAGGTTTAACCGCAGGATCCTGTGATGCTAAAATAATTGAAGACTGAGTCGTGGATGACGACTCTGTGGTGGATGTGGTCATGGTGGAGAGCGTCAATGGTGGCTTGGGTTGAGTGGCGTCTaatgaagaaagaaataaagcacACAACTGTCACTGTACATGTATGAATTAACAATTCAAGCTTGCTTTGATGATTATTGTGTTTATCTCCAGACATTTCAATATCCTGGAACTGTACTCACCGTGTATAAACGGGTATACGCCTACGCCTCTCTTTACCGTCGGTGATTCTGGTACTGAAGGATTCGGTGCAGCAGCAGGAGTCTGATCAGGTTTGGGTGCAGCAGAGGTCTCAGAGCTGTTTTTGGTCACAGCTGTGAGAGCAAAATGGGCCTGAGATCCAGAACCCGACTGCTCCTGGGATAACTGCGACCTCGACTCCTTTGCTCCAGATGTACCTGCACAAGCAAAGACAGAATGAAATAATCACAGGAAGGAAACatggagtgaaaataaaaacataaatgttacAAAATCTTGTAGTTGAAATATGAAATTTATcgcaggaggaagagaggtggactctgtgaGTACGGCATTGATGCTCGGAGCTCACACGCAGTTAAAAGTGACAGTGTTTACCTAAAGTtgaacttttaatatgaagatgccgaccacattatcatcaccgtCTCATTGCTGCAGTTTACATGAACTCTGacgtaaattaaataaaataactgtatatatgtttaatgtttcattTCGTTAttcaaccctgtgttgtataatgaaattATACTAAACTACCTTGAACCTTGAAATCCCAGCAGCTTATGTCACATACTGTCGTCGGTTTGTGCAGCTAATATTTCCACTGTTGTGAGATGTTTAACTCGAGGGTTGAATTCTACTTGTTCGTGTCATATTTTTTcaaaggaggaaagagaaggatGCTCACCACCGTTGGGTTTACATGTTTAAATCGCCTGGATGtccacttcttcttttttagcCATATTTGAACTGTGGTCCAGAATGgtgccactagagggcagcaccGAAATATGTTGgttattaattaaatgtaattgttaCTAAATCTGCAAACTGAAGACAGATTAGGCCCCTGCATAtttatgaattgtttttttggtaAGAACTCTGTATATAAATTGAAATTCTTGCACATGGAAGTCTGTGGTTATTTCATATAATGAGGtgtgtcaaaaatgtgttcCCATTTATCCTGAATTTTCGACGgttctttaaaaatgacaagaaaaatacacacttttatttctttaatttctttataCACCAGTGTATatagtgtttattttcattattgtgatGCTATTTCAATTTTTTCTATTATTCTATTTTGTAACAAGTGAGTTTCCCTCATGAGGAATCAATAAGTCTTAtctttatcttatttttgtGGTACTGTTGAGAAAAATTGATTACAGTCTTGCACTGAAGCGACTCGTCTCTGTCTGTAGCACATTATCTTACcctctttattaaaaatatgattcacaaaataacacatttttcaaacattttcacttttataaatatttgtttattttagatttggatatttaaaatgaatcGCTGGGATATTTGCAGCTGCGTAAGTGCTCGTAATTCACAAGCATGAACCTTTGAATGCATCTCCATAGTCTGAGTGTTTGTCAAAGACCGACCTCTTCCAAAAGGATATTCTCCTGCTTCTCCTGTCGGAGCCTCTGTTGGAGAATGGACAGCTGCTTTAGGCGCAGCTGCTGGAGACTGGTCAGGTTTGGTGGCAGTCTCAGGATTCAGTTTGCTTTTCATGGCAGTGACAGGAAGATGAGGCTGGGGTTCATCTGTAACGAGTGATGCGTTTGTTTATAGAGAAGCAGATTCTTAGCATAAATGAAGGAATATATTGATTTTACGAGACAGAATTAGATTTTCTGCTCACCAGATTTAGCCGGAGTCTCGACTGACTGTGCTGGAGTTTCTTTTGTTGCTTTGGGAACAGACGCAGGAGACTGAAGAAcagctggagcttcacagctggATTTTGTCATTG
It contains:
- the LOC141006924 gene encoding adapter molecule crk-like, which produces MAGNFDAEDRASWYWGRLSRQDAVSLLQGQRHGVFLVRDSITSPGDYVLSVSENSKVSHYIINSISNNRQSGSGVAPPRFRIGDQEFEALPALLEFYKIHYLDTTTLIEPISKAKHTGFSSSVGVPQQSDEAEFVRALFDFPGNDEEDLPFRKGDILRVLEKPEEQWWNAANQEGRAGMIPVPYVEKYRPASPTGASLGPPAAGTGQGGLVGGVAGSTDGTGAPQANPLGDPGQYAQPVVNAQLPNLQNGPVYARAIQKRVPNAYDKTALALEVGDMVKVTKINVNGQWEGECKGKRGHFPFTHVRLLEQHHPEDES
- the LOC141007463 gene encoding uncharacterized protein, with protein sequence MDVATESVQEAMVSEALVQFKTTLQAAIKEVHVDVSAFKQRIEQRIEELCISNGPLAGAVTKLQEENVQLRAKMEALSRLVEGLAGVKIERSPAEVKAKNVEDGLENGHAQIQSKTQEEQRGLVNSGRSDSSQSSLSTSTYSDPSGSGGSAGWGHAAAPASAPTYTRAPPPWRAKRHAEINGTDAKGEKSDAHVATIARENGKQESSSADSDAVQTAEAVSQSHRPLTASMKPNLESSALTNSVQSNVETPNTPDQEESGLLNKPHLPLTAMTKSSCEAPAVLQSPASVPKATKETPAQSVETPAKSDEPQPHLPVTAMKSKLNPETATKPDQSPAAAPKAAVHSPTEAPTGEAGEYPFGRGTSGAKESRSQLSQEQSGSGSQAHFALTAVTKNSSETSAAPKPDQTPAAAPNPSVPESPTVKRGVGVYPFIHDATQPKPPLTLSTMTTSTTESSSTTQSSIILASQDPAVKPGEYPFKRVPILKTPSPSLKRSVSFPQPAEKLLPSKSIIKSGFSPNLDKKVNKTGGVEFKQDLIKSQTLPRSNGAQAKRAMFERMSSDPIKPKDSKPKLKRSQSFGASSASGIKQILLEWCRSKTIGYQNIDIQNFSSSWSDGMAFCALVHSFFPLDFDYNTLDAANRKHNLQLAFTTAEEQADCLRLIEVEDMLEMGDKPDPMCVFTYVQSLYNHLKKFE